ACCATTAATGATAGAAGGAAGTTAAAGCTTAGTTTACAAGTCAAATCGTTTTTGGGCTCCACGACTGGAGTAGAGGAGTCAACGCCGTATGAGACGAACCACTAGGCTGATTCGCTCGCATTTTGCAATGCCATGACTTCTCTTCGTAACATGTTTTATGCCGGTCAAAACCGTCTGTGGTATTTAACGAAATATATTAAGAGTAAATTTGCTGAATATTCATAAGAGACGAAAGAATGAAAAATATGTCCATGCTACAGTAAAACGGGAAGTATGGGACAATTTGCGCACAAACGTGACCGAAATCTCCTTCTAGATGTGTGCACGTGATGTTGACACTCTAAAGCTAAACTGTCATATTATACTACATGCCATATAGTAGAGTCATACAAATGATTGAATTAGTTACGAGGTTGGATTTCATCCAATACATGACTATACTATACATAGTTACGACATAATATAGAATACTCGATACAAACACTCGATACAAACACATAAGCTTTTTATTTATGTGCATGCTCACAAGGCTTTATCAATTGGGGGGGGGAGGGGGGGGGAGGAGAGTCAAATTTAGTGTGACAGACGTATATAACAATCGTACTAGGAACTAAGTTTAGTTTTGTCCCAACGTTGTAGCCATGAAACAAAGATTACAAAATAGAGGGAAGCAGTATGTCGAAAAAATTATAAAAAACATCATTGGTTAATACATAAGAGTGATGCAAGATGAAAGCATACGACACAAAGGGGTTCATTGCGTGAGTAAGTCCGAACTGAAGCTGGAGAATGTTGCAACAGCACATGTATGTGCTGCGACGCCAAAGGAGGCCTCTCTAAGGGTGTCGCACCGATTAAATTGTATTGTCGCATTGACTCCCAGGAGAACAACCGTCACAACACACTAAATCTGAAAAAGTTCACAAGTAACACATGTAAGTGAAAGAAAAATACTATACTACATACCATATAGTATAGTCATTCGAAGGAGTTAACTAGATACAAGGTTGAGTTTCATCTATTGAGTAGTATACTTTTCAAAAATACACATATCTTGTATACTATATTACTAAAAAATCTCATATAGTATAGTCAGAGAATTTACACCATGCAGGGACATGCATTCAACCACAAATGTATATAGATCTATCTATACTAAATTATTGAAACTACAAGCACATCAACTGTGGTTGGGAAGGACAAAACGAATTGATATACATATCATGTGGCTTAGTACATGGCTAAGTGCAACAAAACACTATTATTTTGCTTACATTTACCTTGGCGTACACACGGACATGAACACATTTTATCACACCCATGCATGATATACTATACTACAAACCATGTTCATGTAGTCTTAACTATACTATAAACGATGTCCATGTGGTCTTCACAGATCACACAAAGACACTGGCACAAAACCGATAGGCGGAGCACACATCAAATATGCATACAATTCAACCATAACCTATACTATTACCACGAAATTCATTGCCATTATTTTCCTATATTGGGGAACCATACTATGTTTGTGTCCCATATAGTATAGTATAATACTTCATCTTCTTCACCCTCCCCTGTAACACCCACTAACTATGCTCGACAAAAAATAATTAACAGTGGCACAATTTCGACATTTTGGTTTTCATGAGCAACATAGAAGACAAGGAAATGAATTGCCAATCAAAATCAATTGTGGTTATCGTACCTTTTTTCCTCTTCGCCAGTACCTGCTCTAACCGGATCTGTAAAATAAACGGCGTTTCGATTTGATAATGACAATGGCTTTGTCATTATCTCTTCAATCGCTTTGCCGTAAAATTGGAACAAACACCGGAACCCTAACCACCATATTTTTCTTCGAACACACGTGATTCACCATATAAACCTTTAACCTTCGTAGACTAAGACTCCCAACCGTTATATCCAACGCCACTGCTTCTGTCGCATTCAAATGGAGTAGTCATAAAAATGATTTTTCGTTATTCAAGAGAAAAAAAAGAACCCACTTTCTACGCGCAAGCAAGAGTAATTTTGTCACTTTTCACCATATTATATAACATATTGTAGCCATCCTTTTGTTATGTGTATAAAGTTAATATTTTGTCTACTATGTACATGGCCCCTAATTTCTCATACGTTAATCCATAATAATGACACTAGAAAGATAATAGAAAAAAGAAACTAACTACTCCCTCTGTTTTGTTAAGATAAAAAAATTAAAAAAAAAATTGTTCACAAATAAAAAAAATTTATGTTACATATACAAAAATTGTAAATTTCAATAAAATTAATTGAATTTATTGAAAAGCTATTGGTTAAAAAGCATTGAAATTTAATATTTTTAAAAAATTAATGTATTTTTTTAATATACGTGAAAAACATCAAAATATCTATTTTTTAAAAAACGGAATGTGTAGTTATCAAAAAAAGGAATCTATCTTAAAATTTACTACCAAAAATGAAAGAAGAAATATTGGGAAACCACAACATTGATGCGTCTTCATAGGGTACTATATCAGCATAAACCTTACACAATGGGAAAAAAAATCATTGTTAAGAAGACTAATGCAAGACCAAAGGAATCCAACCATGGTTGGGGACCTTAAATATCCAGGAATCGAAGAATACTATCAGGCCTTCGTTAATATGGGCTTTCAATCTCTTATTTGGGCTTTGAATATTTCATTTGTTTAATAGAGACATTAACCTCTTTTTTGATTAAGAGGTTACAATGGTGCCTTATATACAAGAACCTAACTTTGAACCAGAATTTAAGGTAGACCAGGAGAAACAACTTTGGATTAGGTACACTTTGATTTGTTAAACATAGGCTTGGTGACATGAGTTAGAGTTGATTTAGTTTGATTTAGGGCCGTAACTCAAAAATGTTATCAATTATGCATTAAATTAATTTTTTTTTATTTTAATTTGTTTATAGAAGATCTATGATAGATGATTTCACTCACCTTCTGTTTCAATGTCTCTGCACACACGTTAGCACAAAAGAGCCTCTAAACAACTTATATATTCAACTGCATTTACACTCCAGTGTATATTAAAACAGGAGAATCCAAAAAAAAAAACAGGAGAATCCATCATCCATGCAAGAAGTACACACTCCAGACGTTAGGTCTCAATGTTTCATAAGATGGAAACGCGTGAATCGGTGAGAAGTGAGAACATATAATTTTAGTCGCACATCATACAATTAAGTTGCAAAGAAAAACACGAACAAATTCCAAATAAAGCTCAATTCCTTGTACGTGTGGGGTCCAAATCCTCTTTTAAATCAATTTCCATTTTCATAAACTTCTGTTTGGTGGCGCCGCGGCGTTGCGCATGATATGATTTCTCTAATATCAAATTTAATGGAAATAACAAATTACAAATGGAGTATCACTAACTAACAGAGTTAAAAAAAAAAACTAACAGAGTAAATATATAAACTCCTTAATAGGTATGTTTTTCTTTGAAAAAAATCACAGATCATGGAAGGAAACCACTCATAATTGTCAAAAAACTAAATGCGCTCTATACTATTCTTATCTACCCTTGCATTCAACTTTGAAAAAAAAACAAGTTTTTAAAATGTTATGCATAATTGCAAAAGCAAAAGAAACATAATCATAACTTTGTTGTATCAAAAACAATAACCGTTCTACACTTCTACTTCTGATTATGATTAGATTTAGGACGATGTAAAATTAACCATAAAAACCGTAGAGTGATCAAGCAAAATTTTGTAAAAAATAAAGAGGGGATGTCTCCATCAAAACACTTAGCGCATTAATCATTCTTAGATCTGAAGCGAACTAAAAAGACCCCACTTGTAATAAAAGCTGTATATCTAACATCAAAACCATATAAAGTTAAGTGGTATTATCGGTAATAACACACATCTTTCAGTGGCATTTCAATAAGCAACTTCTCTTTTAATCAAACCTTTCCTCTGTCTCTCTCTTTTCTCTTTCTTCAAAGTTCGTGCACAGAAAACAATGAGAGGACTCTCCATAAACTCCGGCGCGGCGGCGATTTTCGGGATCTTTGTAATCCTCGCCGTCCAGCACTTGTCCGTAGCCGCCGTTGCTTCTCACTCCCTCGACTTCCCTCCGTTCGAGACAGAGTGCCGCGGTACCATCGCCGAGTGCTCGGTTTCCGCAGCCTTCGGCGACGAAGGAGATCTCTTCTACGGCGGAGGAATGGGAGCTGAGTTCGAGATGGACTCGGAGATCAACCGGCGCATGTTAGCGACCAGGAGGTACATCAGCTACGGTGCGCTGAGGAGAAACACTGTTCCCTGCTCAAGACGCGGCGCGTCTTACTACAATTGCCGACGTGGCGCTCAGGCCAACCCTTACTCTCGCGGCTGCAGCGTCATCACTCGCTGCCGGCGATAAATATTGTAAACTGTAATTTCCTCGAAATTCCTTTTTTATATATAATTTGTCAGAATTTTCGTAGCTCATTGCTTATTTCATACGCAGTCATAGAGGATGATTGGTCGGGCGGTATATAATCAAAATTTAATCTACAGCTATATATGTCGACCTATCGAGATTTGTTTTTCTTACAAAAAACTCACAGCAAAAAAATCTGTGCAAAATCAGCGTAGAGAGCTTTTATTTTCAGAGCAAAAAATTAGTGTTTTAGAAATCTACAGCAAAAAAAACTACAATAAATAAATCTACAAATTAAATTCTACCGCAAAAAATATAAAGCTACAACACTTACCAATCATCTCCATAAACTATATATGTAAATTTCTGGATAATATATGTCATTGATATGTAAAAGTTTGGTACATAAACCAGGAAAATAAAATATGGAATAAATGAGATAATTTACATTGTACTCGATAGTATCAAGGCTGATAAAACGAATGTGTTGAGCGAATAATGTAGTTAATTGGAATATTGATAGGCAGTCTATAGTCTATACGTGTTATGTAATGATATATTGTATTATAGCATCATGCATGTGCCAGAGATACCTCCTTTCCCGAAAGTAAATGTTTTAAATTTTTTATTTGTTCCACAAAGATAAATTTTTATATGTTTAAAGTATTTTTTTTATATTTTTAAAAAATATTAAATGAAAATATTTGAATTGATTAAATTTCATTGGTGAAAAGTAATTGAAAAATGTATAATAAAGTAAAAAAAATTAAATTATAAACATTTATTAAATTCTTAATAAGTGCGTGAACACTTCAAAAATTTCGGTTTCGGCGGCAAGAGAGAGAGTACTATTTTATGAATATTGATGGAAAATAAAACGGACGATAATGTGATTTGGTTGGGAGCCAGCTTCACTTGTATCCCTTTCGGCAAAGGCGCAAAGCTGCAGAGTCTCACACGTATCTTATAATAACTTTTGTTTTGTGAACACGTCAGAAAATAAATAGTATAAATAATCTATCATAGTCCAAATATATATATAGTGAAATTATTATTACTAAAATTTGTTGTCACGAGTAGATCTGGAACTTTTATCCGAGATCCGGATTCGATCCGTGATTCGATCCAGATCCGATCCGAAAATCCGGATATCCGAAGAGGCCGAATCCGGATCCGAATAATAAAATGTTGGATCCGTCAAAGCCGAATCCGGATCCGGATATCTTGATTTTTTAGTCTGGATATCCGGATCCGTAAATTTTATTAATAACATTTCAAAAATAGTAATATCTATATATAAAAACTAATTTTATTTAATATATTTTCATTTTTATAATAGTATATATAAACTTTATGTAAATTTTGTAATATTATACATATAAATAATTAAAAACATTATATATTTTTATTTTTAAATTATTGTTAATATTTTATATATATTAATATTATTTTTTATTTATTTTAAGGATTCAAATCCGAATCCGGATATTATAATTTTTAGAAGGATATCCGACATCTGGATATCCGCGAACCCCGGATCCAGATAAAGATAATAAAATTATGGATCTGCCGGATAAAGATCCGGATCCAAATATCTTAAAATTGCCCGGATACCCGATCCGTCTCAGGCCTAGTCACGAGAACTCCAACGTATAAACCAAACACATGAGTTTTTGACCAAATAGAAAACAAAAGAGAAAACCAACACACATAAGCTCTTCGCGACTAACGGGATTGACCATTACTAGGAAAAAACTCGTTGGAAGGGAAACGAAAATTTATCAAAGACAAAAGGAAATTGTTACACTAATTCAAAAAGGATTCATATGGGTAAGGACTCATTTGAAATCGCACCAACAATTCGTTTACGTACATTTTCAATTGACTTATTCTTGGGTTCATCCCCTAGAGTGAACCTAACCAATAGAATTGTTTTATTTTATATTCGATATCTTTTAAAAAAGAAAACAAAATATTGTCAAATTATATTATGTTTTTAAAATTAAAAAGCAAAAACAAAAAAATAAAAAATAGTAGTAATTACAAAAAATAATATTTTTAACGGTGCCAACATAACATTAAACCCTAAATCCTAATCCCTAAACCGTTAATCTTAAACCCTAAACTCTTGGGTAAACCCTAAACTCTAGGATAAATCCTAAACTCTAAATCAAAATCACTAAACATTAAAACACTCAAGGGTTTAGGGTTTAGGATTTAGGGTTAGGGTTTAGGGTTTTAGTTTTTTATTTATTTAGAGTTTAGGATTTATCCAAGGGTTTACGGTTTATCTAAGGGTTTTAGGGTTTACCCAAAGGTTTAGGATTTAGGATTTAAGGATTATGATTTAGGGTTTAATGTTTTGCTACAACGTTAAAAATATATTTTTTAAAAATCTTTTTTCTGTAACTATTATCTTTTTTTTTTACTTTTTTAATTTTAAAATCATAATAAAACTTGACAATATTTTGTTTCTTTTTTTAAAAGATATCGAATTTAAAATAATAAAATTCTATTAGTTGGTAAACCTAGAAGTTTACTCTATGGGATGAACCCAAGAATAACTCTTTTCAATTTATTGCACTTCGAATCAACGGGTCTCATTTTTCCTCTTGTCCCATTTTCACATTAAAATACATGCAGAAAAAAGAAATGACGCAAAGGCAATTTGGACCACATCTCTCTCCCATCCCTCACTCACAGCCCACAGCCCAGAGGCAAACAAAACTCATCACCGATTTGGAATAATTATTATACATTCGAATTATTATGTAATATTGATCCAATAATGAAGCTCAAATATAATACTATATGGAAATTAGAAAGTCTCTATCATGGGCATTACAAAACAAGAAACGACAACTACATCTCCCACGTCCTTGTCACGCGGACTTTGCTTTCCCATATCCTTAATACAAGTTCTCTGTACAAGTAGCATTTTCTTTTCATAAGAATTTCATTTTAGGTAGATTCGAATGGTTACATCAATCTTAGTAGCTGGCATTGATTTCTTTGGGATCAGACAACAGCTCATTTGGACCCAATTAGAGCTCTCTGAGCTTTCTCTAATAAGGATGGACTGGACAGGCTTAGACCAGGCCAATGTTAGTTTACATGTGACAGGTTCAAAATAAACCATGATGATTTTTGTTGTCTTTTAGATTTAGGCCAGTCCTGTGTACTATCTCCGGTTAAATGTTAGATTCGTGAACTTGTTTCCAACAAACATGATGCTAGTTTTTTTTTAAAACATGACACTAGTTTTTTTTAAACATGATACTAGTTTTTTTTAAACATGATACTAGTTATGATGAATGCGGCAAAAATCTTGTAATATGGTTAGATTCAAAATATTTTCACTCAATAAATGGTGAATTCTTTTTCAGTAGACTGAGAATATAGTTTTTGATTCACATTGATTGTATATTATAGACCGAGCAAACTTGGCTTGGAGACTGACAAGCCCGGCTGCTTTCCG
The DNA window shown above is from Brassica oleracea var. oleracea cultivar TO1000 chromosome C3, BOL, whole genome shotgun sequence and carries:
- the LOC106335206 gene encoding rapid alkalinization factor 23-like, whose product is MRGLSINSGAAAIFGIFVILAVQHLSVAAVASHSLDFPPFETECRGTIAECSVSAAFGDEGDLFYGGGMGAEFEMDSEINRRMLATRRYISYGALRRNTVPCSRRGASYYNCRRGAQANPYSRGCSVITRCRR